In a genomic window of Allomeiothermus silvanus DSM 9946:
- a CDS encoding ABC transporter substrate-binding protein, whose product MKRLGALVTALTLCICIGGIGAAQGWSLAEAAKPYAGTSIKAIFLDRPGYKAAAKLLPEFEKITGIKVNTEVIPYENTREKIVLDMTARGGEYDVVLTDVVWIGEFASNGWLVPLEKFYNDPKLADPALNLKGFFPILLDSFGTWDKKIYGLPFDNYAGLLFYNKCMLQKAGFSKPPATWEELLKVYAPKLTNPKAGVYAFALQSRRGETQSADSFMRMLWPFGGSLIDPKTFEPNLLSPASLRGLQFRQDLMKYMPPGIVDYDHNEAVNALAQGKVAMITEWSAFYTTLADPKSSKLGNCLGVATEPAGPAGLKGALGGFSYGVNAFSPPERQAAAYLFIQWITSEAKAKDYVRAGGVSARMSVYKDPAIQKAFPFTVPMVKAWEQGNPIFRPRFPEWPEISEVIAQIGTEMMLGKVSVKDGAAQINAKVKEILTKAGYYDGKKPKLQ is encoded by the coding sequence GTGAAGCGTCTAGGTGCACTCGTCACGGCCCTCACTCTATGTATCTGCATAGGGGGAATAGGAGCAGCTCAGGGATGGTCGCTAGCAGAGGCAGCCAAACCGTATGCTGGCACCAGCATCAAAGCCATCTTCCTCGACCGTCCCGGGTACAAGGCCGCAGCCAAGCTATTGCCGGAGTTCGAGAAGATAACCGGGATCAAGGTGAACACTGAAGTGATCCCTTACGAAAACACTCGGGAGAAGATTGTCCTTGACATGACTGCCCGTGGCGGGGAGTACGACGTGGTACTCACCGATGTCGTATGGATTGGGGAGTTTGCTTCCAACGGCTGGTTGGTACCTCTTGAGAAGTTCTATAACGATCCGAAGCTGGCTGACCCGGCGCTCAATCTCAAGGGGTTTTTCCCCATTCTACTCGACAGCTTCGGCACCTGGGACAAAAAGATCTACGGACTTCCCTTCGATAACTACGCTGGGCTGCTGTTCTACAACAAATGCATGCTGCAAAAAGCTGGATTCAGCAAGCCACCGGCTACCTGGGAAGAACTCCTGAAGGTATACGCTCCCAAACTCACCAACCCTAAAGCGGGGGTGTATGCCTTTGCTCTGCAGTCCCGACGCGGAGAGACACAGAGCGCAGACAGCTTTATGCGGATGCTCTGGCCTTTTGGCGGCTCTTTGATCGATCCCAAAACCTTCGAGCCTAATCTGCTCTCTCCAGCCTCATTGCGTGGCCTGCAATTCCGTCAGGATCTCATGAAGTACATGCCTCCGGGAATAGTCGACTATGACCACAACGAAGCGGTAAACGCCCTGGCGCAGGGTAAGGTCGCCATGATCACCGAGTGGAGCGCATTTTACACTACCCTCGCAGACCCTAAATCCTCCAAGCTTGGCAACTGCCTCGGTGTGGCCACTGAGCCCGCAGGCCCTGCGGGTCTCAAGGGAGCTTTGGGTGGTTTCAGCTACGGAGTCAACGCGTTTAGCCCGCCGGAGCGGCAAGCTGCCGCATACTTGTTCATCCAGTGGATCACCAGCGAGGCTAAGGCCAAGGATTATGTCAGAGCTGGCGGTGTCTCGGCTCGGATGAGCGTGTACAAGGATCCGGCTATCCAGAAAGCTTTCCCCTTTACGGTACCGATGGTAAAGGCCTGGGAACAGGGTAATCCTATCTTCCGTCCACGTTTCCCCGAGTGGCCTGAGATCTCCGAGGTTATCGCACAAATTGGCACCGAGATGATGCTGGGCAAGGTTTCGGTTAAGGATGGTGCTGCTCAGATCAACGCCAAAGTGAAAGAGATTCTGACGAAAGCCGGATACTACGACGGCAAAAAACCGAAATTGCAATAG
- a CDS encoding FGGY-family carbohydrate kinase, which translates to MSELLLGIDVGTYSSKGVLVAPDGTVLKSQVVEHSMDIPHPGWAEQDAERVWWADVVTLCKTLLDGRPYTAGEVAAVCLSAIGPCLLPLDQQGRPLRRGILYGVDTRATEEIELLERSIGPAALFRLSGMTLSSQAVGPKILWLKRHEPEIWRQTARITTASSYLTYRLTGEHVMDRHTASHYIPLFDLKSLEWTDRYAQQVADPSLLPRLGWSDELAGEVSPQGARETGLKAGTPVAVGAVDALAEAVSVGVAHPGDLMVMYGSTAFLLLVQGSPTPDPRLWTVAGARQGQYNLAAGMATSGSLTRWFRDELARDLSETEAYKRLYQAAEQVPAGARGLLVLPYFSGERTPINDPKARGLIAGLSLSHRREELFRAALEGVGYGIRHNLETLREVGTSVRRVVAVGGGTQGRTWLQIVSDISGQEQLLPEVTLGASYGDAFLAGVAGGLLRWDDLERWVRLKGRVAPNPAHKARYDELYRIYLEIYAATRTLMHRLAEMGQEGA; encoded by the coding sequence ATGAGCGAGTTGCTCCTGGGTATCGATGTGGGCACCTACAGCAGCAAGGGGGTGCTGGTAGCGCCCGATGGCACCGTGCTGAAGAGTCAGGTAGTCGAACACAGCATGGACATCCCGCATCCGGGATGGGCCGAGCAGGACGCGGAGAGGGTGTGGTGGGCCGACGTGGTGACCCTCTGTAAGACTCTCCTCGACGGTAGACCCTATACCGCAGGTGAGGTGGCCGCGGTATGCCTCAGCGCGATCGGACCGTGTCTGCTGCCTTTGGACCAGCAAGGCCGCCCGCTGCGGCGGGGAATCCTGTACGGGGTGGATACCCGCGCTACCGAGGAAATCGAGTTGCTCGAGCGCTCCATCGGCCCCGCAGCGCTTTTCAGGCTCAGCGGCATGACCCTCTCCAGCCAGGCCGTAGGACCGAAGATCCTCTGGCTCAAGCGCCACGAGCCCGAAATCTGGCGGCAAACAGCGCGCATCACCACCGCCAGCAGTTACCTGACTTACCGCCTGACGGGCGAGCACGTCATGGACCGCCACACTGCCAGCCACTACATTCCCCTCTTTGACCTGAAGAGCCTGGAGTGGACGGACCGTTACGCCCAGCAGGTAGCCGACCCTTCACTCCTGCCCCGCCTGGGCTGGAGCGACGAACTGGCCGGGGAGGTGAGCCCGCAAGGGGCCCGGGAGACCGGCCTCAAAGCGGGTACCCCGGTGGCCGTGGGGGCGGTGGATGCCCTTGCCGAGGCGGTGAGCGTGGGGGTGGCCCATCCGGGGGACCTGATGGTCATGTACGGCAGCACCGCGTTCTTACTCCTGGTGCAGGGGAGCCCCACCCCCGACCCCCGCCTGTGGACGGTCGCCGGGGCCCGCCAGGGGCAGTACAACCTGGCGGCGGGGATGGCCACCAGCGGCAGCCTGACCCGCTGGTTCCGTGACGAGCTGGCCCGCGACCTGAGCGAGACCGAAGCCTACAAACGACTCTACCAGGCAGCCGAGCAGGTACCGGCGGGGGCCCGCGGCTTGCTGGTCCTGCCTTACTTCAGCGGCGAGCGCACCCCCATCAACGACCCCAAAGCCCGGGGCCTCATCGCCGGGCTCAGCCTCTCGCACCGCCGCGAGGAGCTGTTCCGGGCAGCCCTGGAGGGCGTGGGATACGGTATCCGCCACAACCTCGAGACCCTCCGGGAGGTTGGTACCTCAGTACGGCGTGTAGTAGCGGTGGGGGGCGGCACCCAGGGGCGCACCTGGCTACAGATCGTCAGCGACATCAGCGGCCAGGAACAGCTCCTGCCCGAGGTGACCCTCGGGGCTAGCTACGGCGACGCTTTCCTAGCCGGGGTGGCCGGGGGCCTGCTGCGCTGGGACGATCTGGAACGGTGGGTGCGCCTCAAAGGGCGCGTCGCCCCCAATCCCGCCCACAAAGCCCGCTATGACGAGTTGTACCGGATTTACCTGGAAATCTACGCCGCCACCCGTACCCTGATGCACCGCCTCGCGGAGATGGGCCAGGAGGGCGCCTGA
- a CDS encoding carbohydrate ABC transporter permease gives MLVIVATVFPFFWMVAASLKTRADVLAFPPVWIFTPTLDHYREALSRVDVARSLFNSLIIGTASTFLALLVGTPAAYALARWEWRGKREVWFWIISNRFMSPVVLALPFFLLARALGVLDNPWTLVAIYLTFNVPLVVWIVMDQFRAVPRELDEAAVVDGATPFIAFFRVVLPLATPGVVVSAILCFIFSWNELLYALVLTRAAARTAPVAATAFMSGYDLPWGEIMATGTMIVLPVIVFALLVSRHLVRGLTLGAIK, from the coding sequence GTGTTAGTCATCGTGGCCACCGTCTTTCCCTTTTTCTGGATGGTCGCAGCCTCGTTAAAGACCCGGGCCGACGTGTTAGCCTTCCCGCCGGTGTGGATCTTCACCCCTACCCTTGACCACTACCGCGAAGCGCTCTCCCGAGTAGATGTGGCCCGCTCACTGTTCAACTCCCTGATTATAGGAACTGCATCTACCTTCCTGGCGCTTTTGGTAGGAACGCCTGCAGCTTATGCCTTGGCACGATGGGAGTGGCGAGGTAAGCGCGAGGTGTGGTTTTGGATAATTAGCAACCGATTTATGTCCCCAGTAGTGCTTGCTCTGCCCTTCTTTCTCCTGGCAAGGGCGCTAGGGGTTCTTGATAACCCCTGGACCTTGGTGGCCATTTATCTGACCTTTAACGTGCCGCTCGTGGTGTGGATTGTAATGGATCAGTTCCGAGCAGTTCCTCGGGAGCTTGACGAAGCTGCAGTAGTAGACGGAGCTACACCCTTTATAGCTTTCTTTCGAGTGGTCTTGCCGCTGGCTACCCCAGGGGTGGTGGTCTCCGCCATTCTCTGTTTCATCTTTAGCTGGAATGAGTTGCTATATGCCCTTGTGCTTACGCGGGCAGCCGCTCGTACTGCTCCTGTTGCTGCTACTGCATTCATGAGTGGGTACGATCTGCCGTGGGGTGAAATCATGGCCACAGGAACTATGATTGTGCTACCAGTGATCGTCTTCGCTCTATTAGTGTCTAGACATCTTGTACGAGGTCTCACTTTAGGGGCCATAAAATAG
- a CDS encoding sugar phosphate isomerase/epimerase family protein: MNGFEQVIATPNPLGINLSFAVKRWVEPEAWAERVVACGLELVQFSFDLLDPLWPARLRTSLAQQHSKAAKAFGLEIHSAFVGLACYTYNNLLHPLPEGREAAMNWWRAAIETAAELETPRIGGPVGGMSVRDNVNPASRKERLDRLVEDLCTLLEYASKLGIREWLIEPTPLPRETPVSPEESVRLLEHLTGFIPVKLCIDVGHALYRPLYQEHARLEPWLALGNRIGMLHLQQTDGQSDSHWGFSTPGIVDLFKIRDLLKDGPEGIPVVLEVFYPFEAADDYVWEDVQASVSAIRRSWGYTKSDSDRE, from the coding sequence ATGAACGGCTTTGAGCAGGTGATCGCCACCCCTAACCCTTTAGGTATAAACCTCAGCTTCGCGGTCAAACGCTGGGTAGAGCCTGAGGCTTGGGCTGAGCGGGTTGTAGCGTGCGGGTTAGAGCTGGTTCAGTTTAGCTTTGATCTGCTGGATCCTCTCTGGCCGGCTCGCTTGCGCACATCCCTTGCACAACAGCACAGCAAAGCGGCCAAGGCTTTCGGCCTTGAGATCCACAGTGCGTTCGTGGGGTTGGCTTGCTACACCTATAATAACCTCTTGCATCCTTTGCCCGAAGGGCGAGAAGCCGCCATGAATTGGTGGCGCGCTGCGATCGAAACGGCTGCCGAACTTGAAACCCCTAGAATTGGTGGGCCAGTTGGAGGGATGTCTGTACGTGACAATGTCAATCCTGCCAGTCGCAAAGAGCGTCTAGACAGGCTTGTAGAGGATCTATGTACGCTTCTGGAATACGCTAGTAAGCTTGGTATACGCGAGTGGCTTATTGAACCAACCCCATTGCCCAGGGAAACCCCTGTTTCCCCGGAGGAATCGGTACGTCTCCTGGAACACCTAACCGGATTTATTCCAGTAAAACTTTGTATCGATGTGGGTCACGCCTTGTATCGACCCTTATATCAAGAGCACGCCCGCCTTGAGCCCTGGCTAGCGCTTGGGAACAGGATAGGTATGCTTCATCTACAACAAACTGATGGACAAAGCGACTCGCACTGGGGTTTCAGCACCCCTGGAATTGTTGATCTTTTCAAAATTCGCGATCTGCTAAAGGATGGTCCTGAAGGAATTCCGGTGGTCCTGGAAGTGTTCTATCCATTTGAGGCTGCTGATGATTACGTATGGGAAGACGTTCAAGCCAGCGTGAGCGCGATACGCCGAAGCTGGGGGTATACCAAAAGTGATTCAGACAGAGAGTGA
- a CDS encoding zinc-dependent alcohol dehydrogenase, translating to MKALLIDGPGKVRVGEFEQPPTDVEGRLRVAVQAVTVCGSDLHYFLEGGIGSAVVREPFVVGHEFSGIVDDPNGARFGLPEGTLVAVDPAESCGGCEWCLAGSPNLCPNVEFAGSPPVPGAMREFFWAKPSNLFPLPKGFDAVDAALLEPLGVAIHAVDHAKIRLGCRVAVVGAGAIGMYLLQVARVAGAGEVHVLEPLEYRRRKALELGADAVHSTPEELLQATEGLGAEVVLEATDSAQGPEDACTVARIGGRVVLVGIPEGDRFSLTASQVRRKGLTIKLSRRMGHVYPRAIRLASSGRVNLRAVATHQFTLDQAPLAFSLQAARKEEIIKSVIHIQPQTPIDG from the coding sequence ATGAAAGCTCTTTTGATCGATGGCCCAGGGAAAGTCAGGGTAGGGGAGTTCGAGCAACCCCCCACGGACGTGGAAGGGCGGCTGCGCGTCGCGGTACAGGCCGTAACAGTATGCGGCTCAGATCTACACTACTTTCTCGAAGGCGGTATCGGCAGTGCAGTGGTACGGGAACCCTTTGTAGTAGGACATGAGTTTTCTGGCATAGTAGACGATCCGAATGGGGCAAGGTTTGGCTTGCCGGAGGGTACACTGGTCGCAGTAGATCCTGCCGAATCTTGTGGTGGTTGTGAGTGGTGCTTGGCAGGCTCCCCAAATCTCTGTCCCAACGTGGAATTCGCAGGTTCTCCCCCAGTCCCCGGGGCTATGCGGGAGTTCTTCTGGGCCAAACCGAGCAATCTTTTCCCACTGCCGAAAGGGTTTGACGCGGTGGACGCGGCTTTGCTGGAGCCGCTCGGAGTTGCGATTCACGCGGTGGACCACGCGAAGATTCGCCTTGGCTGCCGAGTAGCTGTGGTGGGGGCCGGGGCGATTGGCATGTATCTCCTTCAGGTAGCCCGGGTAGCTGGGGCCGGGGAGGTGCACGTCCTTGAGCCGCTAGAGTATCGCCGCCGTAAAGCTCTGGAGCTTGGCGCAGATGCTGTTCATAGCACCCCAGAGGAACTTTTACAGGCCACCGAAGGGCTGGGAGCGGAGGTGGTGCTGGAGGCCACTGACAGCGCACAAGGTCCAGAAGACGCCTGCACGGTCGCACGCATCGGTGGCAGAGTGGTGCTGGTCGGTATACCTGAGGGTGATCGCTTTAGCCTCACAGCTTCGCAGGTGCGGCGTAAGGGACTCACGATCAAACTCTCTAGGCGAATGGGCCACGTATACCCACGAGCAATCCGCCTTGCCTCATCCGGCCGTGTCAACTTGCGGGCGGTGGCTACGCATCAATTCACCCTGGATCAAGCTCCTTTAGCCTTCTCCCTTCAGGCTGCGCGTAAGGAGGAGATTATCAAAAGCGTCATCCACATTCAGCCACAAACCCCGATCGATGGCTGA
- the xylB gene encoding xylulokinase yields the protein MKRHGLLGLDLGTSGCKGLLVSLEGRVLAAQSAEYPLLVPRPGWAEQEPEVWWEAAVAVLKRLAEQSKEQKIEILALGLTGQMHGAVFLDGLGNPIRPALLWNDGRTAAECREIEERVGPQRLRKIAGNPALTGFQAPKILWLRKNQPEAYARVRHLLLPKDFIRYRLTGGFATDASDAAGTLLLDLARRDYSPEILGALEIPPEWLPSVHEGPQITGYVSPEAARLTGLPPGLPVAAGGGDNAAAAVGSGVVREGTASVSVGTSGVIFAHSDHLRLDPEGALHAFCHAVPGKYHLMGVVLCAGGSLRWYRDTLAGEEVAAAQGAGRDPYQVLMDQAGPIPAGAEGLYFLPYLAGERTPHMDPQARGGWVGLSLAHRKGHLVRAILEGVAFALKDSLVRIAALGIQPEALRTVGGGMRSPLWRTIVAATLEAPLQGLEAEEGPAFGAALLGGVGVGAYRDVDEAVAKAVRLKPETTLPDPRLAQTYQELYRQYIRLYPALKESGVFRVYPK from the coding sequence ATGAAACGACACGGTCTGTTGGGCCTGGACCTCGGCACCAGCGGTTGTAAAGGGTTGTTGGTGAGCCTGGAGGGGAGAGTTTTAGCCGCGCAGAGCGCGGAATATCCCCTGCTCGTCCCCCGGCCCGGCTGGGCCGAACAAGAGCCGGAGGTCTGGTGGGAGGCTGCTGTGGCGGTGCTAAAGCGGCTGGCAGAGCAGTCCAAAGAACAAAAGATCGAGATCCTGGCCCTGGGGCTCACCGGCCAGATGCACGGCGCGGTATTCCTGGACGGCCTCGGCAACCCCATCCGGCCCGCGCTGCTGTGGAACGACGGACGCACCGCAGCCGAGTGCCGGGAGATCGAGGAACGGGTAGGCCCCCAGCGGCTGCGAAAGATCGCGGGAAACCCCGCCCTCACCGGCTTCCAGGCCCCGAAAATCCTCTGGCTGCGGAAGAACCAACCGGAGGCCTACGCCAGGGTCCGGCACCTCCTGCTCCCTAAGGACTTCATCCGGTACCGGCTCACCGGAGGGTTCGCCACCGATGCTTCGGACGCAGCCGGTACCCTGCTGCTCGATCTGGCGCGGCGCGACTACTCGCCGGAGATTCTGGGGGCGCTCGAGATCCCTCCCGAGTGGCTCCCCAGCGTCCATGAAGGCCCACAAATCACCGGGTACGTGAGCCCGGAAGCGGCCCGCCTCACCGGGTTGCCCCCAGGCCTGCCGGTGGCGGCGGGTGGGGGGGATAACGCGGCGGCGGCGGTGGGGAGCGGGGTGGTACGGGAGGGAACCGCCTCGGTTTCGGTGGGCACCTCGGGGGTGATCTTCGCCCACAGCGACCACCTGCGCCTGGACCCGGAGGGGGCTTTGCACGCTTTTTGCCACGCCGTACCGGGCAAATACCACCTGATGGGGGTCGTCCTCTGCGCCGGGGGTAGCCTGCGCTGGTACCGGGACACCCTGGCCGGGGAAGAGGTGGCCGCGGCCCAGGGAGCCGGGCGCGATCCTTACCAGGTGCTGATGGATCAGGCCGGGCCGATCCCGGCGGGCGCCGAAGGGCTTTATTTCCTGCCCTACCTGGCAGGGGAGCGCACCCCCCATATGGACCCCCAGGCCCGGGGGGGCTGGGTGGGGCTCAGCCTGGCCCACCGCAAAGGCCACCTGGTGCGGGCTATCCTCGAGGGGGTGGCCTTCGCTCTCAAGGACTCGCTGGTACGGATCGCCGCCTTGGGAATCCAGCCGGAGGCCTTGCGCACCGTGGGCGGGGGGATGCGCAGCCCGCTGTGGCGGACTATCGTTGCGGCCACGCTGGAAGCCCCATTGCAGGGGCTCGAGGCGGAGGAGGGACCCGCCTTTGGCGCGGCGCTGCTGGGGGGGGTGGGGGTGGGGGCTTACCGGGACGTGGACGAGGCCGTGGCCAAAGCCGTCCGGCTCAAGCCCGAGACCACCCTCCCCGACCCTAGACTGGCGCAGACTTACCAGGAACTGTACCGGCAGTACATCCGGCTCTACCCGGCGCTCAAAGAGAGTGGCGTTTTTAGGGTATACCCAAAGTGA
- a CDS encoding DeoR/GlpR family DNA-binding transcription regulator, producing MLPEERRHNLLRLTAERGRVKISEAAKRFGVSEMTIHRDIQLLESQGLVRKLHGGVALAGVQEVPYRERMVQQYAQKRAIAEAAVRLVQPGYTLYLSPGTTTTEIARLLPNENLTVVTNSLPIAQELMHATQLEVVLTGGSVRRYAEALVGPAAEASLAQVFVNLAFVGITGMDPVGGLTVYSESEARVLQAVLRSARKTILVADSSKWGKVMGPQVAPVEMVHVLISDAALPKSAVEYLQARDVAVTLVEVVEDKR from the coding sequence ATGCTACCGGAGGAGCGTCGTCATAATTTGTTACGCCTGACTGCCGAACGAGGCCGTGTGAAGATCTCAGAGGCAGCCAAGAGGTTTGGTGTATCCGAGATGACCATCCACCGAGACATCCAGCTGCTGGAGTCCCAGGGTTTAGTACGCAAATTACACGGTGGGGTGGCCTTGGCAGGAGTCCAGGAAGTTCCTTACCGGGAGCGCATGGTACAGCAGTATGCCCAAAAGCGCGCCATTGCGGAAGCAGCGGTCAGACTGGTTCAGCCTGGCTACACCCTTTATCTCTCACCCGGAACTACCACCACCGAGATCGCCCGCTTGCTGCCTAATGAAAACCTTACCGTGGTCACCAACAGTCTACCTATTGCCCAAGAGCTGATGCACGCTACCCAACTTGAGGTAGTGCTCACCGGGGGCTCGGTGCGGCGTTATGCTGAGGCCCTGGTCGGCCCAGCAGCCGAGGCTAGTCTAGCTCAGGTCTTCGTTAATCTGGCTTTTGTAGGGATCACCGGCATGGATCCGGTGGGTGGACTGACTGTTTATTCAGAGAGCGAGGCCAGGGTCTTGCAAGCGGTCTTACGGTCTGCCCGCAAGACAATCTTGGTGGCGGACAGCAGCAAATGGGGCAAGGTGATGGGGCCACAGGTAGCGCCTGTGGAGATGGTGCATGTCCTCATAAGCGATGCAGCCTTGCCCAAGTCGGCGGTGGAGTATCTACAAGCTCGCGATGTGGCAGTAACCCTAGTAGAGGTAGTTGAGGACAAACGATGA
- a CDS encoding carbohydrate ABC transporter permease, which yields MWSPRTRNFFLAPAVIVLLGVGIFPLLFAVDVSLRDYQITKPALGFGWNNFANYLQVFSDPYFWGSLGRTFFFLILTLPVQFLLGLCIALLLYRKDWGFLRSVARVALVIPLATTPAVVGLIGRLIFDSDFGLANWIVYLLGGAKVTFLGDPNLALLAVAFMDTWQWTPFFALVFLASLTSVPHEAVEAATLETDRRWDLFRFVEWPYLLPGLTAVLILRTADAMKLFDLIFVMTRGGPGSATELISVYTQRVGFRVFDLGVASAMAVLSLVVTIVLARLYIRVFYRETE from the coding sequence ATGTGGTCACCCCGAACCCGCAACTTTTTTCTCGCTCCCGCAGTTATTGTTTTGCTTGGAGTCGGGATTTTTCCCCTGCTGTTTGCGGTGGATGTTTCCTTGCGTGATTACCAAATCACTAAACCCGCGCTGGGCTTTGGATGGAACAACTTTGCCAACTATCTGCAGGTTTTCAGCGACCCGTATTTTTGGGGATCGTTAGGGCGCACCTTTTTCTTTCTAATTCTGACCCTTCCGGTACAGTTTCTGCTGGGCCTGTGCATAGCGCTCTTGCTGTACCGAAAGGATTGGGGGTTTCTTCGCTCGGTTGCTCGGGTCGCTCTGGTAATCCCGCTGGCAACTACCCCTGCGGTGGTAGGTCTGATAGGCCGGCTCATCTTCGATAGTGACTTTGGCCTGGCAAACTGGATAGTTTATCTGCTCGGTGGTGCCAAGGTCACTTTCTTGGGAGATCCTAATCTTGCACTGCTGGCAGTGGCGTTCATGGACACTTGGCAGTGGACGCCCTTTTTTGCCCTGGTGTTTCTAGCAAGCCTTACTTCGGTGCCCCACGAGGCTGTGGAAGCGGCCACTCTCGAAACGGATCGGCGGTGGGATTTGTTTCGCTTCGTGGAGTGGCCTTACCTGCTTCCGGGGCTTACCGCGGTACTGATTTTGCGTACGGCGGATGCGATGAAGTTGTTCGATCTGATTTTCGTGATGACGCGAGGTGGTCCTGGTTCCGCTACTGAGCTGATCAGCGTATATACCCAGCGCGTTGGATTCCGGGTCTTCGATCTCGGGGTGGCTTCCGCTATGGCCGTTCTATCGCTGGTAGTGACCATAGTACTTGCGAGGCTATACATTCGTGTGTTCTACCGTGAAACAGAATAG
- a CDS encoding IS256 family transposase codes for MGKRTKVAASPIGEHLEARSSSPTWETLRDWLRGKIRELMQGLLEEEVTEFLGRARYERRAAVDACGYRNGYGKPRKLTTSMGTIEVRRPRVRGVEERFESRILPLFARRTREVSELLPELYLHGLAEGDFDLALRGLLGEEAALSARTVARLKERWQAEWEAWRTQRLDDRAVVYLWVDGVYVKAGLERERAALLVAIAALSDGRKVVVAVVPGYRESVESWSEVLRDLRERGMNAPRLVIGDGHLGIWGALRNVWPEADEQRCWNHKVLNVLEQLPRHQQAVAKPMLGAIAYAPTRAEAERKGKEFEAWCHRHGYGKAAQTLGRDWERMVTFYRYPKEHWRHLRTTNVIESPFAALRLRTDAAKRFKKVERATAVIWKMLMVAQKRFRRLNAPELLAKVHAGVRYEDGIEVTQEEVAA; via the coding sequence ATGGGGAAGCGTACCAAAGTGGCTGCTTCGCCGATAGGCGAACACCTTGAGGCCCGTTCGTCATCTCCCACCTGGGAGACGTTGCGGGATTGGCTGAGGGGGAAGATCCGGGAGTTGATGCAGGGGCTGCTGGAGGAGGAAGTGACGGAATTTCTGGGCCGTGCCCGGTATGAGAGGCGGGCGGCCGTCGATGCGTGCGGTTACCGCAACGGCTACGGCAAGCCGCGGAAGCTGACGACCTCCATGGGCACCATCGAGGTGCGGCGGCCCCGGGTCCGGGGGGTGGAGGAGCGGTTCGAGAGCCGGATTCTCCCCCTGTTCGCCCGGCGCACGAGGGAGGTCTCGGAGCTGTTGCCCGAGCTGTACCTGCACGGGCTGGCCGAGGGCGACTTCGACCTGGCCCTGCGGGGGCTGCTCGGAGAGGAGGCGGCGCTTTCGGCCCGGACGGTAGCCCGCCTGAAGGAGCGGTGGCAGGCGGAGTGGGAGGCCTGGCGCACGCAGCGGCTGGACGACCGGGCGGTGGTCTACCTGTGGGTGGACGGGGTGTACGTGAAGGCGGGCTTGGAGCGCGAGCGGGCGGCGCTCTTGGTGGCCATCGCCGCCTTGTCGGATGGCCGCAAGGTGGTGGTGGCGGTCGTACCCGGGTACCGGGAGTCGGTGGAGAGCTGGTCGGAAGTGCTGCGGGACCTGCGGGAGCGGGGGATGAACGCGCCGCGGCTGGTGATCGGGGACGGGCACCTGGGGATCTGGGGGGCACTGCGCAACGTGTGGCCGGAGGCCGACGAGCAGCGGTGCTGGAACCACAAGGTGCTCAATGTGCTGGAGCAGTTGCCGCGCCACCAGCAGGCCGTGGCCAAGCCCATGCTGGGGGCCATCGCCTACGCGCCGACCCGGGCGGAGGCGGAACGGAAGGGCAAGGAGTTCGAGGCCTGGTGTCACCGGCACGGCTACGGCAAGGCGGCGCAGACGCTGGGGCGGGACTGGGAGCGGATGGTGACCTTCTACCGGTACCCCAAGGAGCACTGGCGCCACCTGCGGACCACGAACGTGATCGAATCGCCCTTCGCCGCACTGCGGCTGCGGACGGATGCGGCCAAGCGGTTCAAGAAGGTGGAACGGGCCACGGCAGTGATCTGGAAGATGCTGATGGTGGCCCAAAAGAGGTTCCGGCGGTTGAATGCCCCGGAGTTGCTGGCCAAGGTCCACGCCGGGGTGCGCTACGAGGACGGCATCGAGGTCACCCAGGAGGAGGTCGCTGCCTGA
- a CDS encoding SIS domain-containing protein — MHDLRAMAAQALSEIEGVFAKVSPEATETLLNEVLHARRIATYGVGREGLMMKALCMRLFHLGLDAHVVGDMTTPPLSDGDLLLVSAGPGHFFTVEGLVRAARQAKARTLCFTAQPQGTVPQLCDVIVYLPAQTMANDQGEATSILPMGSLYEAVLMVFADLISILLRERLGQDPAQMRLRHTNLE, encoded by the coding sequence ATGCATGATTTGAGAGCAATGGCAGCCCAAGCTCTTTCCGAAATCGAAGGGGTGTTTGCTAAGGTAAGTCCTGAAGCGACGGAAACCCTACTCAATGAGGTTTTGCACGCTCGCCGTATCGCTACATATGGCGTCGGTCGCGAAGGGCTGATGATGAAGGCCTTGTGTATGCGGCTGTTCCACCTCGGCTTAGACGCCCACGTGGTGGGTGATATGACCACGCCGCCTTTGAGTGATGGTGATTTGCTGTTGGTAAGTGCAGGCCCCGGTCACTTTTTCACCGTAGAGGGCCTTGTCCGTGCTGCCCGCCAGGCCAAGGCCCGAACCCTTTGCTTCACCGCACAGCCGCAGGGCACAGTTCCTCAGCTGTGTGATGTGATTGTGTATCTGCCTGCTCAGACCATGGCAAATGACCAAGGCGAGGCGACCTCAATACTGCCCATGGGTAGCCTGTACGAGGCCGTGCTGATGGTGTTCGCTGATCTGATTTCCATTTTGCTGCGTGAGCGGTTAGGTCAAGATCCTGCCCAAATGCGCTTGAGGCATACCAACCTGGAGTGA